From the Mycobacterium noviomagense genome, the window TATGGCATCAGATCCCACCCCTACGTGACGGCGCCGGCCGTCTTCAGCTCGATGATGTGCTCCCAGTCGAATCCGAGTTCCATCAAGATATCGTCGGTCTGCTCTGCGAACTTGGGTGCCGCCCCGCAGTGCGGCGAGGACACATCGAACTGCACCGGATTGGACACCAGCTCCAAATCACCGGTCTGCACTATATATTCGTTCGCTCGAACCTGCGCGTCGTGGGCTGCCTGTAACGTGTCCTGCACCGGAGCCCACGGACCCGACAACGTTACGAAACGTTCGCTCCATTCAGTCAAAGTCCGAGTTGCGATCGCTTCGGTCAGGATTTTCACCGCCTCGGCCGTGTTGGCGGCGATCTGCTGATCGGTGGCGAACCGGGGATCGTCGGCGAGTTCCGGGCGATCGATGTGCCAACATACGTCCGCCCAGAACTTGGTCGGCTGCATCATCACGAAAGAGATGTAGCGGTTGTCGGCAGTTGTGTACAGCCCCACCAAGGGGTTGTTCGGTGCGCCGTGCACGCCCGGCGGCGGGGCTTCCAGGCGTTGTCCGAGATGCACTGTCAAGGCCACGGTGTGGCCCAGTGACCACAGGCCGCTGCCGAGCAACGAGACGTCCACAATCGACGGTTCGCCGGTGCGTTCCCGTTTGAGCAAGGCCGCCGCGATGCCGCCGGCAAGGTTGGTGCCGGATATGGTGTCGCCGTAAGCCGGTCCGGGCGGCGCGATCATGCCCTCCATGCCAACCGGTGTGATGGTGGCAGCGGTTCCGGCCCGGCACCAAAACGCGGTCATGTCGTAGCCGCCCTTGCCCGACTCGGCACCGCGCGGGCCGAACGCACTGCCGCGCGCATAGATGATCTTGGAGTTGACGGCGCGGATGTCGTCGACGTCGATACCGAACTTCTGGCGGTGCCCGGGCAGGAAACTGGTCAAGAACACATCCGACCGGCGAGCCAGCTCGTAGAGCACGTCCTTTCCTTCGGGCACTGACATGTCCAGGCCGATGCTGCGCTTGCCGCGGTTGGCATGTTCGATGTTCGGGTTGGGATCGCCCTCCACCCGCAACATGCCGGTCTGGCGCAGTCCGCGCTGTGGGTCGCCGGTGACCGCGTGTTCGACCTTGATGACGTCGGCCCCCCACTCGGCCAGCACCGCACCCGCCGATGGCACGAAGCCGTACATGGCGACTTCGAGAACACGGATGCCTTGCAGGGGCGTCATCCGGCCACCGCCGCCCCAGGCAGAGCCAGCGTCTTGCGCTCCAGGAATTCTTCGAGCCCGGCGACGCCCATTTCGCGGCCGACTCCGGATTGCTTGAAGCCTCCGAATGGGGCGTCCGGCGCGAAGTAGTTGCCGCCGTTGATGGACAGCGTGCCGGTGCGGACCCGGCGCGCCACCGAGAGCGCCCGGTGCTGGCTGCCGAACACCGAACCCGAAAGCCCGTAGATCGAGTTGTTTGCGATGCGCACGGCGTCGTCGTCATCAGTGAACGGAATGACCACCAGCACCGGCCCGAAGACCTCCTCCTGGGCGATCTCGCTGTCCGGATCGACGTTGGTCAGCAGAGTTGGGGCATAAAAGAAACCGGGGTCGATCTTTTTGCCGCCCGTCACCAGGGTCGCGCCGGCCGCGACGGCGCGCTGGACCATCCCGTCGACCTTGTCGCGCTGGCGCTCGTTGATCAACGGGCCCATATAGGTATTGGGGTCGGCCGGATCACCGTGACGCACCTTCGCGAAATTCTGTGCGATCAGCTCGACGATCTCCTCGTGGCGCTTCCTGGGCACCAGCAACCGGGACGTCAACGCGCAACCTTGCCCCGCATGGCTGCACATGGAGAAGGCCGCGAACATGCTCGCCATCGAAAAGTCGGCGTCGTCGAGCATGATCACCGCCGACTTGCCGCCCAGCTCGAGGAAGACCCGCTTCACCGTTTCGGCGGCCGCGGCCATGATCTTGCGGCCGGTGGCGGTCGACCCGGTGAAGGTGATGACGTCGACGTCACGGCTCGTGGTCAGCGCGGCGCCGACCGCTGGATCCGACGAGCTCAGCACATTCAGTACGCCGGCCGGGATATCGGTGTGGTTGGCGATCAGCTCGCCCAGCGCCAGCGTAATCAGCGGCGTGTCCGGCGCGCCCTTGAGCACGACCGTGCATCCGGCGGCCAGGGCGGGAGCCAGCTTGGCCAGCGCCAGCTGGTTGGGATAGTTGTAGGCAATGATGGCACCTACCACCCCGGCGGCTTCCTTCTCTACCCAGCGGTGATGGCGCATACCGCGCGATTCCATCTCGCCGAGATCCTCGCTCATCGGATAGGTACGCAGCAGGTCGGCGTAGTAGCGGACAATCCCGATCGGCTCGTCGAGCTGAGGCCCGTGGGTCAGCGCCCGAGTGGCGCCGACTTCGGCAATCGTCAGTTCGCGCAGTTCCTCGGCCTGCTCGAGCAGCGCGTGATGCAGCTGCTCGAGGCAGTGGACCCGGAATTCGACGTCGGTCGGCCAGCTGGTGGTGTCGAATGCGCGCCGCGCAGCCGCGATGGCCGCTTCCGCTTCGGCGAGGCCTGCGTCCGGGGCGTACCCGAGGACTTCGCCCGTCGCCGGATTGACCGAAGGAAATGTCCGCTTTGAAGTGACAAGCCGGCCGTCAATCAGCAGGCGCCGGTCGGCCCGCATGTCATCCGGGACTTGAGCCCCCGATGCGCCGCCCGAGGACCCGCCACCTGCCGCGATGGTCACTGCGAGTCCTGCGATGGCATTTCGGCCTCCTCATCGGGTGGATAACTTCATTCTCGTACTCGGCGAATCTTACATTCGGAGGACGGGAACTCAAGCGCGGAACGACTCATTTGACATGCGTCGGTAACCGCCGGCTGTTACCTGTCAGTAGCATTCATGCATTTCAAGACTGGTAGTTCAGAATCTTGCACGCCCTCCCAGTGCGAGAGTACGGTTCTCATAATCGAAAGGGATGTTCTTGATGCTTGGCGACGCATCCAGTCAGGAGTGCGACGTGAGGATCGCCGTCGTAACCGGCGGCGGGTCGGGCATCGGCTTGGCCATCGCGCAACGGCTGCGCAAAGACGGCCACCGAGTCGCCACCATCGATCTCAAGCCCGCCGAAGAGGAGTTCGCGTTCACCGCCGACGTGACCGATCGCTCGCAAGTCGACGCCGCGCTTTCGGCGATCCGCGACCAACTGGGACCCGTCACGATTCTGGTCAATGCCGCGGGCCTCGACGGGTTCAAGCGGTTCGCCCACATCACGTTCGAGGAGTGGCAGCGCATCATCGATGTCAACCTCAACGGCGTCTTCCACACCATTCAGGCGGCGTTGCCCGACATGATCGAGGCGGGGTGGGGGCGGATCGTCAACATCTCCTCGTCCAGCACCCATTCCGGAGTCCCTTACATGTCGCACTATGTGGCAGCCAAATCGGCGGTCAACGGGCTCACCAAGTCGCTGGCGCTGGAGTACGGACCTAGCGGCATCACGGTCAATGCCGTGCCGCCTGGTTTCATCGACACCCCGATGCTGCGCAAGGCCGCGGAGCAAGGTCATCTCGGCGACATCGAGAAGAGCATTGCCGCGACACCGGTTCGCCGGATCGGCAAGCCAGAAGACATCGCCGCGGCATGCGCCTTCCTGGTATCGGAAGAGGCGGGCTACATCACTGGTCAGATCTTGGGCGTCAACGGCGGCCGAAACACATAAGTACTGGGAAGGAAATTCTGTGGGACGCGTTCAGGGAAAAGTCGCATTCGTCACCGGTGCCGCACGCGGCCAGGGCCGCAGCCACGCGGTTCGGCTGGCCGAAGAGGGCGCCGACATCATCGCTGTGGACATCTGTCGTGACATCGAGACCATCGGATATCCGATGGCAACGCCGGAAGACCTCGACGAAACCGCGCGGCTCATCGAGAAGACCGGCCAGGGCGTGGTCACTGCGCAGGCCGACGTGCGCGAGGCCGCGCAATTGCGCGCTGCACTCGACGACGGTTTGGCCGAGTTCGGCAAGCTCGACATCGTGGTGGCGCAGGCCGGCATCGCGGGGATGCAGGGCAATCCGCCGCTGCAGGCGTGGTGCGACGTGTGGAACACGAACCTGATCGGAACGATCAACGCCATTCAAGTGGCGCTGCCGCACCTGAGTGAAGGCGCCTCGATCATTGCCACCGCGTCGACCGCTGCGCTGATGGATGTCGCCAAAAAGGACAATCCGGGCGCCGATCCCGGCGGGATGGCATACCTCTACTCCAAGCGGCAGATCGCGGAGTATGTCAACGTCCTGGCCACGGAGCTTGCGCCGCTTGGCATTCGCGCCAATGTGATTCACCCGACGAACTGCAACACGCCGATGCTGCAAAGCGAGCCGATGTACCGCGCTTTCCGGCCCGACCTGGAGAAGCCGACGCGAGCAGACGCGGAGCCGGTTTTCGGCGTGCAGCAAGCGATGAGGATTCCGTACATCGAACCGGAGGACATCAGCAACGCGGTGCTGTGGCTGGCCTCTGACGAGGCCAGGTATGTGACCGGGATGCAGTTACGCGTCGACGCTGGCGGTTACCTGAAGTGGTACGACTACCACATCTAAGGGGCAGGCGATGAAGGTTTGGGTCGATCCCGAGCGGTGCCAGGGACATACGTTGTGTTCGATGATCGCTCCGGATGCGTTTGAGCTCGACGACATCGACGGCCATTCGTCGGCAGTCTTCGACGAAGTCCCGCCTGAGCTGGAAGACAAGGTCCGCGAGGCCGCTCAGTCGTGTCCGGAATGCGCGATCTTCATCGATGCGGACTCGTCCGGCGACCCGGCGAAACCGGAAAAGTCAAGGGAGACAACGTCGTGACCGTTGAGGACAGGACGGCCGCAGACGCTGACGACGACCGCAGGCAGCCTCGCTATCACTTCGACCGCCATACGCCCGAATACCGCAATCAGTTCGAGGCGATCACCGAGGAGATGCTCGCCAAGTGTCCGATCGCCTGGACGGACACCTACGGCGGGCATTGGGTGGCGGCCGGTAACCGCGAGGTGTTCGAGCTTGCCCGCTGCCCGCATGTCTCGAACCACCATGACCTCACCGGGGAACGGCCGGCCTATCAGGGCATCAGCATTCCTCCGGCGAGGCGGGCCAGCGGCATCAGGGGCGGCATGCTGGAGATGGACGACCCTGAGCACCGTATTTACCGAAACGTGCTGAACCCGTACATGTCTCCGGCTGCAGTGAAGCGGTGGGTGCCGTTCGTCGACGATGTCGTGCGGGCTTGCCTGGACGACAAGATCGAAGACGGCCACATCGATTTCGTCGACGACCTCGCCAACGTCGTACCAGCCGTGCTCACATTGGGGATGCTGGGCATACCGCTCAAGAAGTGGAAGATCTACAGCGAGCCGGTGCATGCGGCGGTATACACGCCCGAACACTCTCCGGAGGCCGAGCGCGTGGCCGAGCAGCACCGGCAGATGGGCATCGACCTGTTCGGCAATCTCGTTGAGATTCGGGAGAATCCGCGCCCCGGCATCATCAATGCACTTCTTGAGCTGCGGATCGACGGCGAGCCGGCACCTGAGCTTGACCTGTTCGGGATGCTCGGACTGGTCATCGGCGGCGGCTTCGACACCACGACGGCGTTGACGGCGCACGCGCTCGAGTGGTTGTCGCAGAACCCCGACCAGCGCGAAGTGCTCAGCCGCGACCGCGACACCTTGCTGGACCCGGCGACCGAAGAGTTCCTGCGCTACTTCACCCCGGCGCCCGGCGACGGCCGGACGTTCTCCGAGGACTGCGAATTCTTCGGTACCCGGTTCAAAGAAGGTGAGCGCCTGTGGATTTCGTGGGCGATGGCGAACCGGGATCCCTCGGTGTTCGCCGACCCAAACCAGATCATCCTGGATCGCAAGGGAAATCGGCACTTCAGCTTCGGACTGGGCATCCACCGCTGCGCCGGATCCAACGTCGCACGCGTGGTGTTCAAGTCGATGCTCACGGCCGTGCTGGACCGGATGCCGGACTACCGCTGCGATCCTGCGGGCACCGTTCACTACGACACCATCGGCGTCATCCAGGGGATGCGGCATCTGCCGGCCACCTTCACTCCCGGCCGCCGGGTCGGAGTCGGCCTCGAGCAAACGCTCGAGAAACTACAGCGCGTCTGTGACGAGCAAGGTCTGGCGAGGCCGATTACCGAATACAAAGAAGCCGCCGTCATCGACTGACATACTGAGCCGATGAACCTGCGGCAGCCCCCTGAAAGCGTTGGCAGCAAGCGCTGTGCTGGCGGTGGCTGCGCTAATTTCGGCTCCGGTAAGCCACGCCGGCACGCAGATCGGCAACTACGAGCTGCAAATCGTGCGCGATTTTCCCGGCCACAGTTGGTTCTGGGCAATCAGAGCGTGCACTCAACCCGCCGATGACCGTGTCAACATTTTCGCCATACCCAGGCCAACGGACAGGCCACGGCTTACGACGGCGAGGCGCACCTGGCCAACGGCCAATACACTTTTGTTGTCGACATCCCCGACGGTGTGCGCTGCGCCATCTACTTCCTTCCCTCCCACGACACCGATACATGGGTCCCGTTGCGCTCACCGGTTCGCTGGTGAACACCTACCAGTCGAGCTGCGGTGGCGGACCGGGCGGAACGGACACGTATCCTTTCGCGCTGGTGCGGTATTAATGCGGTTTTAGGACGGCATGGCGCCGGGGCGTACAATGAATCGACCGAGACATACAACGGAGGCCACGAGTGCCCAGCTACGTGATGAAACTGTCCAGAAATGGCCAGGTCTCGATTCCTGCTGACACTCGTGCGCGTTGGCAGACGGACCGGCTGCTGGTGGTGGACTTCGGCGACCGAGTGGTAATGCGTCCAATGCCTCACGATCCTCTCGGCGACCTCAGTGGCAAATATCCGCGACACCCAAGCAGCGACGACGCCCGCCGGCGCGCTCGCGCCGACCAGAGCGCAGCTGAGCGGCGCAAGCGAGCTTGACCGTCCTCGACGCCTACGCGGTGCTGGCTTTGCTCAAGGGCGAACCTGCTGCGAAGCCAGTTGAGCAACTCTTGCGGGATGACCCTGACGCGACGTTGACGCCGTTGGGAGTCGCGGAGGTTCTCGATCACCTCGTCCGCATTGAAAAAGCAGCGGAAGAGGAGGCTGCGCTGGACCTCGCCCAGCTCGGCCTGGCAGACCCGCCGCCATTGGACGCAACGGTGGCGATGCGGGCAGGGCTGCTGCGGGCCCGCCACTACCACCGGCGTCGCCGCGCCGTGAGCCTCGCCGACTGCGTCGTCGTCGAATTCGCTCGGGTTGCAGCGACATCGGTCGCTACGTCCGATCCGCACCTGCTCGATCTTTGCCATGACGAGGCGATCGGCATGGTGGTTCTACCGGACAGTCGCGGCCATGTTTGGAGGCCGCCGCCATGACGTCGGAGTTACTGCGGCAGGCCCAGCACTCGCTGGGCGATGATGTTGCGGTGAATCTCCGAGGTGCCGCCGGCGATCGTGCCTGAGAAACTGCGGGCATAGCGCTCGAACCAGCTGGCGAAGTAATGGTCGAGGTTCATCGGAGCGTAGGGACCCGTCAGTGCGGGAGAGATGAGCCCGTCGGAGCGCGCCGATTCCAGCGCGTGCTCCGAGGCGTTTCGTTCGGCTTCGGAGCCGAGCAGCTTGAGTACCGACAGCGCGGGAACGTCTTCTTCCCCGCGGGCAGCGCGGGCCAGCGCCACCGATCCGAGCAGCCGCAGGGCGTGGTAGTCCATGACCAGCGTCGCGTAGTGGTCGCGGTCGAGCACGGTGGCGGGGTGGAAATCGGTGATCAGATTGTGGAGGCGATCGGCGAAACCCAGCCACATCATCGTGCGTTCATGGCCGAGCGATCCGTTGGCCACCCGCCAGCCCTGGTTCTCCTGCCCGACCAGGTTCTCCGCCGGGACCCGCACATCGGTGAAGAACACCTCGTTGAAGTCCAGGTCGTCGCGGCTACAGATCGACGGGAAGGGTCGCCGTACCACGCCCGGCGTATGGGTGGGTATCAAGAGTGCGCTGATCCCTTTGTGCTTGGGCGCGTTTGGGTCGGTGCGTACGAAGGTCAGCAACACGTCGGCGTCATGGGCTCCGGACGTCCACACCTTCTGCCCGCTGACCACGTAGTGGTCGCCGTCGCGCGCCGCCCGGGTACGCAGTGACGCCAGATCCGAGCCGGCGCTCGGCTCGCTCATCCCCAGCGATGCGGTGATCTCCGCCCGCAGGATCGGCACCGCCCAGCGGTGCTTCTGCTCCTCGGTGCCGAACGACAACAGCGACGCTGCAACGATATTCACGCCCTGCGGGTTGAAGCTGTGGTAGATGCGCCGCCGGCACAACTCCTCGAGGTGAACGAACTGCTGCAACACGGTGGCGTTGCGGCCGCCGAACTCCGGCGGTTGCCCGGGCAGCAGCCAGCCGTTGTCGAACAGCAGTCGCTGCCAGCGCCGCGCCCACGCCGGCATGTGCGAAACCGAGCGAGGCCGCTCCAGAGTCTCCGCCGCATCGGGCAGATGCTCGTCCAGGAAGGCGACAAACTCGGCCCGGAAGGCCTCGACGTCGGGATCAAAATTCAGCTGCACGGTACTCCTCCGCGATCATCGCCCGATGCTGCGCAGCGCCGCCGAGCATGAGCTCGCCCGCCTTGGCCCGCTTGAGCGCGAACTGCAGATCGTTCTCCCAGGTGAATCCCATTGCGCCGAAAAGCTGCAGGCCGTGGCGGAAAACCAGCGCCTGGCACTCCCCCGCCGACGCCTTCGCCATTGCCGCCGCCAGCCGCCGCCGCGGGTCGTCCGCCGAAATCGTCAGCGCGGCAAAATATCCCAACGCGCGGGCGCGCTCTATTGCCACATGCATGTCGGCGGCCTTGTGCTGGACCGCCTGAAACGACCCGATCGGTACCCCGAACTGGTGGCGGCTGCGGACATGGTCGAGGACCAAGTCGAGAATGCGTTGGCAGGCACCGACCATCGTCATCGCCATCCCGGTCAGTGCGACATGGTGGGCACGCTCGGCGTCGACCTTGACCCGAGCGCTGTCGGGCACCGGCACTCCCGGGAAAGACACCTCCGCGACATGCAACACGGGGTCGAAGACCGAACTGCGCCGGGCAGACACCGCACCCGCGCCGACAAGAAAGACCCCGGCGTCGGTCACCACCGCCAACCGGTCGACCCGGTCACCGTCGAGGACGTGGCGACCCGTGCCCTCCAGTGCCCATCCCTCGCCGTCCCGATGCGCGGTCACCCCCTCGTACACGGCGGCGCCGGACTCGTGCGGGTCGAAGCGGCCGCCGGCCAACGGCGCGAACTGGGTCATGGTGGCCAAAAACGGCGTGGGGTCGGTGGCACGGCCGAGCTCTTCGAGCACGATGGCCAACTCGACCGCACTGGCCGAGTCGCTCAGGTCCGTCCAGCCGAGGTCCACATAGGACTTCCACAACGGCGTGGGGTCGACGCCGTCCTCGGCGACGCTGCGCACCAGCGAGGGCGGGCACTGCTTGGTGACGACGTCGCGCACCGTGTCGTGCCACAGCCGCTGGTCAGCATCGAACTCCAAAAGCATCCGGATCGCCTCCTCGCCGCCCCCCAACGCTCTGAGAATATCATTCTCCGATTAGCACAGTCACAATCTCATGCTCCTCGTAAAGGAGGCGACACGTGGATCAGAAGACCTACGACAAGGGCCTGCAAATACGCTCCGCGGTGCTGGGCAAGGCGCATGTCGACAAGGCATTAGCCGAAGCCGACAACTTCACCAAGCCCCTTCAGGATCTCGTGACCGAGTACTGCTGGGGCTCGGTGTGGGGGCGCGACGGGCTTACCCACAAGACGCGCAGCATGCTCACCGTGGCCATGATTGCCGCGCTCAACCGACCGCATGAACTGCGGATGCACATCAAAGCGGCACTGACCAACGGCGTCACCCGCGAAGAGATCCGCGAAATCCTGCTGCAGGTCGGCATCTACGCGGGCGTTCCGGCGGCCGTCGACAGCTTTCGCATAGCCCGCGAGACGTTCGCCGAACTCGACCAGGACTAGGACCTTGGAGATCGGATTCATCGGCTTGGGCCACATGGGATTTCCCATCGCGCGCCGGCTCATCGAGGCCGGTCACCGCGTGGTCGCCTTCGACACGCGCAGGGAAGCACTCGAGCGCCTCGTCGGCCACGGCGCGCATCCCGCATCCTCTCCGAAAGAGGTCGCTGATCGCGCCGAAACGGTGATGGCAAGCCTGCCCTCGCCCGCAGCGTCGCTTGAGGTCTCGACTGGCACAGGGGGCGTCATCCAGGGCTCGCGGGTCAAGCGCTATGTCGACCTGTCGACCGTCGGCAGCCGAACCGCGACTCGCATCCATGACCTTCTTGCCAAGCGCAACGTCGTCGCGCTGGACAGTCCGGTCAGTGGCGGGGTCAACGGGGCGGAGAACGGGACGCTTGCGGTCATGGTGTCCGGACCGAGGACCGAATTCGATTCGCTGCAGCCAGCTTTCACCACGATTGGCCGGCCGTTCTACGTCGGCGAGCAGCCGGGGTTAGCGCAGACGATGAAGCTGGCCAACAACATCTTGGCGGCCACCGTGTTGGCTGCGACTTCGGAGGCCGTCGTCATGGGAGTCAAGTCCGGTCTCGACCCCGACGTGATGGTCGAGGTGCTCAATGCGGGTTCCGGCGCGACCAGCGCCAGCCGCGACAAGTTCCCGCGCGCGATCCTGCCGCGCACTTTCGACTACGGCTTTGCTACCGGGCTGATGGTCAAAGATGTCCGGCTCTATCTCGACGAAGCCGAAGCGCTGGGGGTGCCGACCGGTGTCGCTGAAGCGGTCGCACGGCTCTGGGAAGACACGGTCCGCGATCAGGGCCCGGAGTCGGATTTCACGACCGTTATCAAGTCGATCGAACAGGCCGCCGGCGTAATCGTGGGCGCCCGCCGCATGCGAGAATGATATTATCCGTTCTGAAGAACTTCCCTTACAGCTCGTGGTGGCAATAGTGGCGACTACCAGGGACAATGTTTAATCGAAATGCTTACCGGAAACGCGTTGATTGGCGAGCGGCAAAAATGTTAGATTACCTAGCGTATGGCCACCTGGTCCGACATCGTCGTCGGAACCGCGGAGGGTTGGTTTAGTGATACAGCATCCCGA encodes:
- a CDS encoding CaiB/BaiF CoA transferase family protein, coding for MTPLQGIRVLEVAMYGFVPSAGAVLAEWGADVIKVEHAVTGDPQRGLRQTGMLRVEGDPNPNIEHANRGKRSIGLDMSVPEGKDVLYELARRSDVFLTSFLPGHRQKFGIDVDDIRAVNSKIIYARGSAFGPRGAESGKGGYDMTAFWCRAGTAATITPVGMEGMIAPPGPAYGDTISGTNLAGGIAAALLKRERTGEPSIVDVSLLGSGLWSLGHTVALTVHLGQRLEAPPPGVHGAPNNPLVGLYTTADNRYISFVMMQPTKFWADVCWHIDRPELADDPRFATDQQIAANTAEAVKILTEAIATRTLTEWSERFVTLSGPWAPVQDTLQAAHDAQVRANEYIVQTGDLELVSNPVQFDVSSPHCGAAPKFAEQTDDILMELGFDWEHIIELKTAGAVT
- a CDS encoding aldehyde dehydrogenase family protein, which produces MRADRRLLIDGRLVTSKRTFPSVNPATGEVLGYAPDAGLAEAEAAIAAARRAFDTTSWPTDVEFRVHCLEQLHHALLEQAEELRELTIAEVGATRALTHGPQLDEPIGIVRYYADLLRTYPMSEDLGEMESRGMRHHRWVEKEAAGVVGAIIAYNYPNQLALAKLAPALAAGCTVVLKGAPDTPLITLALGELIANHTDIPAGVLNVLSSSDPAVGAALTTSRDVDVITFTGSTATGRKIMAAAAETVKRVFLELGGKSAVIMLDDADFSMASMFAAFSMCSHAGQGCALTSRLLVPRKRHEEIVELIAQNFAKVRHGDPADPNTYMGPLINERQRDKVDGMVQRAVAAGATLVTGGKKIDPGFFYAPTLLTNVDPDSEIAQEEVFGPVLVVIPFTDDDDAVRIANNSIYGLSGSVFGSQHRALSVARRVRTGTLSINGGNYFAPDAPFGGFKQSGVGREMGVAGLEEFLERKTLALPGAAVAG
- a CDS encoding SDR family NAD(P)-dependent oxidoreductase, coding for MRIAVVTGGGSGIGLAIAQRLRKDGHRVATIDLKPAEEEFAFTADVTDRSQVDAALSAIRDQLGPVTILVNAAGLDGFKRFAHITFEEWQRIIDVNLNGVFHTIQAALPDMIEAGWGRIVNISSSSTHSGVPYMSHYVAAKSAVNGLTKSLALEYGPSGITVNAVPPGFIDTPMLRKAAEQGHLGDIEKSIAATPVRRIGKPEDIAAACAFLVSEEAGYITGQILGVNGGRNT
- a CDS encoding mycofactocin-coupled SDR family oxidoreductase, which produces MGRVQGKVAFVTGAARGQGRSHAVRLAEEGADIIAVDICRDIETIGYPMATPEDLDETARLIEKTGQGVVTAQADVREAAQLRAALDDGLAEFGKLDIVVAQAGIAGMQGNPPLQAWCDVWNTNLIGTINAIQVALPHLSEGASIIATASTAALMDVAKKDNPGADPGGMAYLYSKRQIAEYVNVLATELAPLGIRANVIHPTNCNTPMLQSEPMYRAFRPDLEKPTRADAEPVFGVQQAMRIPYIEPEDISNAVLWLASDEARYVTGMQLRVDAGGYLKWYDYHI
- a CDS encoding ferredoxin encodes the protein MKVWVDPERCQGHTLCSMIAPDAFELDDIDGHSSAVFDEVPPELEDKVREAAQSCPECAIFIDADSSGDPAKPEKSRETTS
- a CDS encoding cytochrome P450; protein product: MTVEDRTAADADDDRRQPRYHFDRHTPEYRNQFEAITEEMLAKCPIAWTDTYGGHWVAAGNREVFELARCPHVSNHHDLTGERPAYQGISIPPARRASGIRGGMLEMDDPEHRIYRNVLNPYMSPAAVKRWVPFVDDVVRACLDDKIEDGHIDFVDDLANVVPAVLTLGMLGIPLKKWKIYSEPVHAAVYTPEHSPEAERVAEQHRQMGIDLFGNLVEIRENPRPGIINALLELRIDGEPAPELDLFGMLGLVIGGGFDTTTALTAHALEWLSQNPDQREVLSRDRDTLLDPATEEFLRYFTPAPGDGRTFSEDCEFFGTRFKEGERLWISWAMANRDPSVFADPNQIILDRKGNRHFSFGLGIHRCAGSNVARVVFKSMLTAVLDRMPDYRCDPAGTVHYDTIGVIQGMRHLPATFTPGRRVGVGLEQTLEKLQRVCDEQGLARPITEYKEAAVID
- a CDS encoding PIN domain-containing protein, giving the protein MTVLDAYAVLALLKGEPAAKPVEQLLRDDPDATLTPLGVAEVLDHLVRIEKAAEEEAALDLAQLGLADPPPLDATVAMRAGLLRARHYHRRRRAVSLADCVVVEFARVAATSVATSDPHLLDLCHDEAIGMVVLPDSRGHVWRPPP
- a CDS encoding acyl-CoA dehydrogenase family protein; translated protein: MQLNFDPDVEAFRAEFVAFLDEHLPDAAETLERPRSVSHMPAWARRWQRLLFDNGWLLPGQPPEFGGRNATVLQQFVHLEELCRRRIYHSFNPQGVNIVAASLLSFGTEEQKHRWAVPILRAEITASLGMSEPSAGSDLASLRTRAARDGDHYVVSGQKVWTSGAHDADVLLTFVRTDPNAPKHKGISALLIPTHTPGVVRRPFPSICSRDDLDFNEVFFTDVRVPAENLVGQENQGWRVANGSLGHERTMMWLGFADRLHNLITDFHPATVLDRDHYATLVMDYHALRLLGSVALARAARGEEDVPALSVLKLLGSEAERNASEHALESARSDGLISPALTGPYAPMNLDHYFASWFERYARSFSGTIAGGTSEIHRNIIAQRVLGLPQ
- a CDS encoding acyl-CoA dehydrogenase family protein, producing the protein MLLEFDADQRLWHDTVRDVVTKQCPPSLVRSVAEDGVDPTPLWKSYVDLGWTDLSDSASAVELAIVLEELGRATDPTPFLATMTQFAPLAGGRFDPHESGAAVYEGVTAHRDGEGWALEGTGRHVLDGDRVDRLAVVTDAGVFLVGAGAVSARRSSVFDPVLHVAEVSFPGVPVPDSARVKVDAERAHHVALTGMAMTMVGACQRILDLVLDHVRSRHQFGVPIGSFQAVQHKAADMHVAIERARALGYFAALTISADDPRRRLAAAMAKASAGECQALVFRHGLQLFGAMGFTWENDLQFALKRAKAGELMLGGAAQHRAMIAEEYRAAEF
- the pcaC gene encoding 4-carboxymuconolactone decarboxylase, giving the protein MDQKTYDKGLQIRSAVLGKAHVDKALAEADNFTKPLQDLVTEYCWGSVWGRDGLTHKTRSMLTVAMIAALNRPHELRMHIKAALTNGVTREEIREILLQVGIYAGVPAAVDSFRIARETFAELDQD
- a CDS encoding NAD(P)-dependent oxidoreductase; the encoded protein is MEIGFIGLGHMGFPIARRLIEAGHRVVAFDTRREALERLVGHGAHPASSPKEVADRAETVMASLPSPAASLEVSTGTGGVIQGSRVKRYVDLSTVGSRTATRIHDLLAKRNVVALDSPVSGGVNGAENGTLAVMVSGPRTEFDSLQPAFTTIGRPFYVGEQPGLAQTMKLANNILAATVLAATSEAVVMGVKSGLDPDVMVEVLNAGSGATSASRDKFPRAILPRTFDYGFATGLMVKDVRLYLDEAEALGVPTGVAEAVARLWEDTVRDQGPESDFTTVIKSIEQAAGVIVGARRMRE